In a genomic window of Terriglobia bacterium:
- a CDS encoding rhodanese-like domain-containing protein: MDWELTTQDLKQKLDNKADLIVLDVREPVERATAAIEPSVHIPMGEIPARVQELDPEQHIVVYCHHGMRSLNVTAWLRQQGFEQVQSLRGGIDRWSREIDPKVPLY; the protein is encoded by the coding sequence ATGGATTGGGAACTCACCACACAAGATCTGAAACAGAAACTCGACAACAAAGCCGACCTCATTGTTCTTGATGTTCGCGAACCGGTGGAACGCGCGACAGCGGCGATTGAACCCTCGGTGCACATTCCCATGGGCGAAATTCCGGCGCGGGTGCAGGAACTCGATCCCGAGCAGCACATCGTCGTCTACTGTCACCATGGCATGCGCTCGCTGAACGTGACCGCCTGGCTGCGCCAGCAGGGATTCGAACAGGTTCAATCCTTACGCGGCGGCATCGACCGCTGGTCGCGCGAAATCGATCCCAAGGTGCCGCTGTACTGA
- a CDS encoding Phenylacetic acid catabolic protein has product MPGKVFKIGSFNDWVGMFEDWRKEIGVNTGEIQNFKFDTLFGAIETDEIQFGSFKGRKKWENVRQIPTQNIRDALLNMIVYQGDTEFASVEQQRFLFETAPTDYDRQALTRVMIEEMRHGWQMSAVLVEFFGSSGKVEAQKLLERRAFENQRLLGAFNVDVDNWLDFFTYTDFVDRDGKFQLQMLKYSAFAPLGRSMSYMLREEAFHMGTGNDGLARIVKAGIIPADLLQKYLNKWISCSHDLFGTDHSSSAHWAYVWGVKGRYDEPKNDTAADLDDLNDYNRALYHQEVAGLVDRLNNYLKPGTEPLYAPDIKFNREIGRWKDQKFHPKTGEPVGDREYEQRLGEWLPNEQDRARLLDVIRNEPKWISPKEGARDPLASIGEVRKSAINI; this is encoded by the coding sequence ATGCCCGGAAAAGTTTTCAAGATCGGCAGCTTCAACGATTGGGTCGGAATGTTCGAAGATTGGCGCAAGGAAATCGGCGTCAATACCGGCGAGATCCAGAACTTCAAGTTCGACACGCTCTTCGGCGCCATCGAAACCGACGAGATCCAGTTCGGCTCGTTCAAGGGCCGCAAGAAGTGGGAGAACGTGCGTCAGATTCCGACGCAGAACATCCGCGACGCGCTACTCAACATGATCGTCTACCAGGGCGACACCGAGTTCGCGTCGGTCGAGCAGCAGCGCTTCCTGTTCGAAACCGCTCCGACCGACTACGACCGCCAGGCGCTCACGCGCGTGATGATCGAGGAGATGCGCCACGGCTGGCAGATGTCAGCGGTCCTCGTCGAATTCTTCGGGTCATCCGGAAAAGTCGAAGCGCAGAAACTGCTTGAACGTCGCGCGTTTGAAAATCAGCGACTGCTTGGCGCCTTCAACGTCGACGTCGATAACTGGCTGGACTTCTTCACCTACACCGACTTCGTCGACCGCGACGGCAAGTTCCAGTTGCAAATGCTCAAGTACTCGGCCTTCGCGCCGCTGGGCCGCTCGATGAGCTACATGCTGCGCGAAGAGGCATTCCACATGGGTACGGGCAACGACGGCCTCGCGCGCATCGTGAAGGCGGGCATCATACCCGCCGACCTGCTGCAGAAATATCTCAACAAGTGGATCTCGTGCTCACACGACCTGTTCGGTACGGATCACTCGTCGAGCGCACACTGGGCGTACGTCTGGGGTGTGAAAGGGCGCTACGACGAGCCGAAGAACGATACGGCGGCGGATCTCGACGATTTGAACGACTACAACCGGGCGCTCTATCACCAGGAGGTCGCGGGGCTGGTCGACCGGTTGAACAACTACCTGAAGCCGGGAACAGAGCCACTCTACGCGCCGGACATTAAGTTCAATCGCGAGATCGGCCGGTGGAAAGATCAGAAGTTTCACCCGAAGACAGGCGAACCCGTCGGCGATCGCGAATACGAACAGCGCCTGGGCGAGTGGCTGCCGAACGAGCAGGACAGGGCGCGGCTGCTCGACGTCATTCGGAATGAGCCGAAGTGGATCAGCCCGAAGGAGGGTGCACGCGATCCGCTGGCGTCGATCGGCGAGGTGCGGAAGAGCGCGATCAACATCTAG
- a CDS encoding cytoplasmic protein: MSDGHYERTNPDAVCGCYNCGRIFLFKEIQDFWNEGETAVCPGCSMDTVVIETADMQVTPQRLSAMRRTY; this comes from the coding sequence ATGAGTGACGGCCACTACGAACGCACGAATCCTGACGCAGTTTGCGGCTGCTATAACTGTGGCCGCATTTTCCTCTTCAAGGAGATCCAGGACTTCTGGAATGAAGGCGAGACGGCAGTATGCCCGGGCTGTAGCATGGACACGGTCGTGATAGAAACCGCCGATATGCAGGTCACGCCGCAGCGGCTGTCTGCAATGCGCCGAACGTATTGA
- a CDS encoding (2Fe-2S)-binding protein — translation MNKELITLRVNGREHQLAAEPNRLLLDVLRRDLGLTGSKQACDDSSCGACAVLIDGVPMLSCTLLAASCQGSEIMTVESLAGDGRLNALQRAWGASGGSQCGFCTPGFLMTIKALLENNPDPSDEEIKRAISGNLCRCTGYTQMYDAVKLALKSQARAAVGE, via the coding sequence ATGAACAAAGAACTCATAACTCTTCGTGTGAATGGACGGGAGCACCAGTTGGCGGCCGAACCCAACCGGCTGTTGCTCGATGTGCTGCGGCGGGACCTCGGCCTGACCGGCTCCAAGCAGGCGTGCGACGACTCTTCCTGCGGCGCCTGCGCGGTTCTCATCGACGGCGTTCCCATGCTTTCGTGCACATTACTGGCAGCCTCATGCCAGGGAAGCGAGATCATGACCGTCGAGTCGCTCGCAGGCGATGGCCGCCTCAACGCTCTCCAGCGCGCCTGGGGTGCCAGCGGCGGCTCCCAGTGCGGCTTCTGCACGCCCGGCTTCCTGATGACGATTAAGGCGCTTCTGGAGAACAATCCTGACCCAAGCGATGAAGAGATCAAGCGCGCCATCAGCGGCAATCTCTGTCGCTGCACCGGGTACACCCAGATGTACGACGCGGTGAAACTCGCATTGAAGTCGCAGGCACGGGCGGCCGTGGGCGAATGA
- a CDS encoding enoyl-CoA hydratase/isomerase family protein: MSDQYRRLKVELHPTVARITLNNPPLNIIDAEMIDDLSLALADIERRPGIVAVVFAGSERAFSAGVDIGSHDPDGFEPILRKFHEVIGAIVNSRKLTIATVRRHCLGGGAELALMCDLIYCCPDAVFGFPEIKLASYAPVAMVALSAVIGQKRAAELLLTARMVTAQEAHDMGLVNGVAGDPEIPMTETVARVQQFSPAALGIAKKAFYAWNAIHFDKGLARSEQIYVDELMKTEDAKEGIRAFVEKRRAKWVGK; the protein is encoded by the coding sequence ATGTCCGACCAATACCGTCGTCTGAAAGTTGAACTTCATCCCACGGTCGCGCGAATCACGCTGAACAATCCGCCCCTGAACATCATCGATGCTGAGATGATCGATGACCTGTCACTCGCGCTTGCCGATATCGAGCGGCGACCGGGAATCGTTGCGGTCGTATTTGCCGGTTCCGAACGCGCGTTTTCCGCGGGAGTCGATATAGGCTCACATGATCCGGACGGTTTCGAGCCGATCCTGCGCAAATTTCACGAAGTCATCGGCGCGATTGTCAACTCTCGGAAGCTGACGATAGCCACGGTCCGGCGACATTGCCTGGGTGGCGGCGCGGAACTCGCGCTGATGTGCGATCTGATCTATTGCTGTCCGGATGCGGTTTTCGGCTTCCCGGAGATCAAGCTGGCATCCTACGCACCCGTCGCGATGGTGGCCCTGAGTGCGGTTATCGGCCAGAAGCGCGCCGCAGAACTGCTCCTGACCGCTCGCATGGTGACGGCCCAGGAGGCGCACGACATGGGCCTCGTGAATGGCGTTGCCGGCGACCCTGAGATACCGATGACCGAAACCGTCGCGCGCGTCCAGCAGTTCAGCCCGGCCGCACTCGGCATCGCGAAAAAGGCCTTCTACGCCTGGAACGCCATACACTTCGACAAGGGTCTCGCCCGCTCCGAGCAAATCTACGTCGACGAACTGATGAAGACCGAAGACGCGAAAGAGGGAATCCGGGCGTTTGTGGAGAAGCGACGGGCTAAGTGGGTGGGGAAGTGA